The following proteins come from a genomic window of Alicyclobacillus dauci:
- a CDS encoding carbohydrate ABC transporter permease: MKQKEALLGYAFISPWLIGFVVLTLGPLIASLYLGFTQYNLLSSPKLVGFENYVHIFHDHNFWQSLYVTFYYAIFSVPLDLIVALFLAMMLNQKVRFLRWFRTIYYLPAVLPPVAVAILWNWILNPQYGILNRFLGFLHLPQPQWLVTPQWTVPSFIVMSIWGVGTWMITFLAGLQDVPLSLYEAAVIDGASTWKKFWHVTLPMISPVLFFNLVMGIIGAFSYFTQAFVMGAGYGGQGAGISNSGLFYALNIYIQGFSNLNMGYACALAWVLFFIVLVLTLLVFKSSSLWVYYGGEKE, encoded by the coding sequence ATGAAACAAAAGGAAGCGCTCCTCGGTTATGCATTCATTAGTCCTTGGTTAATTGGCTTCGTGGTTTTAACACTAGGGCCGTTGATCGCTTCACTTTATTTGGGATTCACGCAATACAATTTGTTGAGTTCTCCGAAACTAGTCGGATTTGAAAACTACGTCCATATATTTCACGATCACAATTTTTGGCAATCTCTGTATGTCACCTTCTACTATGCTATCTTTTCTGTTCCCCTTGACCTAATTGTGGCACTCTTCCTTGCCATGATGCTCAACCAAAAGGTGAGGTTTCTGCGGTGGTTCAGAACAATCTACTATCTTCCCGCTGTTTTACCACCGGTCGCTGTGGCAATTCTTTGGAACTGGATATTGAATCCCCAATACGGGATTTTGAACCGCTTTCTTGGTTTCCTGCACCTCCCTCAGCCGCAATGGTTGGTAACCCCTCAATGGACAGTTCCATCGTTCATTGTGATGAGTATCTGGGGTGTCGGGACTTGGATGATCACGTTTTTAGCAGGACTTCAGGATGTTCCGCTAAGTCTGTATGAGGCAGCTGTAATCGATGGTGCATCCACTTGGAAGAAGTTCTGGCATGTTACTCTGCCAATGATTTCGCCGGTGCTATTCTTTAATCTCGTTATGGGGATTATCGGAGCGTTTAGCTACTTTACGCAGGCGTTCGTCATGGGCGCTGGATATGGTGGACAGGGTGCTGGTATCAGTAATTCCGGACTGTTTTACGCGCTAAACATCTACATCCAAGGTTTTTCGAACTTGAACATGGGCTATGCGTGTGCCTTAGCGTGGGTTCTCTTTTTCATCGTCCTCGTTTTGACTTTGCTCGTCTTCAAAAGTTCGTCTTTATGGGTTTACTACGGGGGTGAAAAAGAGTGA
- a CDS encoding pentapeptide repeat-containing protein, translated as MPYVTGEVFTNESFVNKDFVEWTFDKCRFVDCTFRFAKLNEIETIRCHFSGCDFGNALLNASQHQASAFLNCDFHAANLFTSRFVECKMTGSSFEKANLTGFVIDKGDWSYTNFRFQHLQKIDLRHANLTYADFSGCHLEDADLRYADLTMTVFTQAHLKRANIRKSNTTGLNFQDFDVNGVKVDMFQAVQIAQAYGAKVDEE; from the coding sequence ATGCCCTACGTAACAGGGGAAGTATTCACTAACGAGTCATTTGTCAATAAAGACTTCGTGGAGTGGACGTTTGATAAGTGTCGTTTCGTGGACTGTACGTTTCGATTTGCTAAATTAAATGAGATCGAGACGATTCGTTGCCATTTCTCTGGCTGTGATTTTGGCAATGCGCTCTTGAACGCGTCCCAGCACCAAGCTTCGGCGTTTCTCAACTGCGATTTCCACGCAGCAAACCTATTCACCTCGCGATTTGTTGAGTGCAAGATGACGGGGTCGAGTTTTGAAAAGGCGAACCTGACGGGATTCGTGATTGACAAAGGGGACTGGTCTTATACCAATTTCCGATTTCAACACCTGCAGAAAATTGATCTTCGGCACGCAAATCTCACATACGCTGACTTTTCCGGCTGTCATCTCGAAGATGCAGACTTGCGGTATGCCGATTTGACGATGACGGTGTTCACGCAAGCGCATTTGAAACGAGCAAACATTCGAAAATCCAATACAACTGGACTGAACTTTCAAGATTTCGATGTAAATGGAGTCAAAGTTGACATGTTTCAAGCCGTTCAAATCGCACAGGCCTACGGAGCGAAAGTGGACGAGGAGTGA
- a CDS encoding ROK family protein, which translates to MYSIGVDLGGTKILTGLVDHVGVIYNTVERSTKAEDGPEAVIERIARSIEEVTETVSINEICGIGIGAPGPLDSLTGVVLSPPNLPGWDNIPLRQRIEERFGIPTFLENDANVAALAEHRFGAGRGVDDMVYITVSTGIGAGLILGGRLYGGAGGFAGEIGHIVVDANGRPCVCGNRGCLEAVASGTAIGRKAEQVFNRPVSAKEVAAMAATGNPEARAIFDEAIHYLGMGLVSIVNLFNPSKIVIGGGVSRIGDAMFHPLSRKVKERAFPAPAAMVDIVPAQLGPNSGLLGGAALPLTQQAGSKKAESVLKGEFV; encoded by the coding sequence GTGTACAGCATAGGTGTGGACTTAGGTGGAACAAAAATCCTCACGGGACTTGTTGACCATGTGGGTGTTATCTACAACACGGTAGAACGCTCAACCAAGGCAGAGGATGGACCGGAGGCTGTCATCGAACGGATTGCCCGATCCATCGAAGAAGTTACGGAGACAGTGAGTATTAATGAAATTTGTGGCATCGGAATCGGCGCACCGGGGCCGCTGGACTCTTTGACGGGGGTTGTCTTGTCTCCGCCAAATTTGCCTGGATGGGATAATATTCCATTGCGTCAGCGGATCGAAGAGCGATTTGGTATTCCCACATTCTTGGAAAATGACGCGAACGTCGCCGCTCTTGCTGAACACCGGTTCGGTGCTGGACGCGGCGTGGACGATATGGTTTACATAACCGTCAGCACAGGAATTGGCGCGGGACTCATCTTGGGTGGTCGACTATACGGCGGAGCTGGCGGATTTGCAGGAGAAATCGGACACATCGTCGTTGACGCAAATGGTCGTCCCTGTGTGTGTGGCAATCGCGGATGTCTCGAGGCGGTAGCCTCTGGAACAGCGATTGGTCGCAAGGCGGAACAGGTGTTCAATCGTCCCGTGAGCGCGAAGGAAGTTGCCGCCATGGCGGCAACCGGAAACCCCGAAGCTCGTGCAATATTCGACGAGGCGATCCACTACCTTGGTATGGGACTCGTGAGCATCGTGAACTTGTTTAACCCGTCCAAAATCGTCATTGGTGGAGGCGTATCTCGGATCGGCGACGCGATGTTCCATCCGCTGTCGCGTAAGGTAAAGGAACGGGCGTTCCCAGCACCAGCGGCCATGGTAGACATCGTCCCTGCACAACTGGGGCCGAACTCAGGACTTTTGGGAGGGGCAGCACTACCCTTGACACAACAAGCAGGGAGCAAGAAAGCAGAATCAGTTCTTAAAGGAGAGTTTGTATGA
- a CDS encoding recombinase family protein — protein MVTCAIYARVSDESQVRGESIGHQISFAKAFAQRKTIDTNEIWETPEELIFVDEGITGTSLVKRPQVQRLIRAARERAFQVVLFKGISRFARDTVDALIMLRTLTACGVRVISMEENYDSQRDSAEFVFTIHSALAQAESEKTAIRVRMGAMEKAKSGKWNGRVPDGYVLNHETKHLEIDEAFSPVIEEVFNLYVGGMGCRRIAESLNERSIYTKHGNPWSARQVARLLQNPAYVGDVVYGRRTRQFAVPDESHGFARRKITKRVEHESHVVVCEGAHPPIVSRELFERVQEIVRSRETAPGRTGNIHLLTRGILRCTCGSSMAVKYNGHGTPYYRCVGQMDKGRTFCKQKFLRADAVEEAILCQVRNDVSKVLCFDDVVEPRKRDGRVYLREVDREITQQHKRTRLMFAKFAEGHLSEEQFAQVNRFIKQRLEFLYGVRKKLSTLKSPQPKESEFERRVRGYVDMHLGDTKTHRRRARELLELLVDHVDVLTVRPGVIELSVTYRFADRHSSVVE, from the coding sequence ATGGTGACCTGTGCAATTTACGCGCGCGTATCAGATGAATCACAAGTTCGCGGTGAGTCCATTGGGCACCAGATCTCTTTTGCGAAGGCGTTTGCACAGCGGAAAACGATTGACACAAATGAAATCTGGGAGACGCCCGAAGAACTGATATTTGTTGACGAAGGGATTACGGGAACGAGTTTGGTCAAGCGGCCACAGGTTCAGAGGCTGATTCGTGCGGCTCGGGAGAGAGCCTTTCAAGTCGTACTGTTCAAAGGGATCTCGCGATTTGCGAGGGATACGGTTGATGCACTCATCATGCTTCGGACACTGACGGCATGCGGTGTTCGTGTGATATCGATGGAGGAAAATTACGATAGTCAGCGGGACAGTGCAGAATTTGTCTTCACAATCCACAGTGCATTGGCACAGGCGGAGTCAGAGAAGACAGCAATTCGTGTTCGGATGGGAGCCATGGAAAAAGCCAAATCCGGGAAATGGAACGGGCGGGTACCGGATGGGTACGTGCTCAACCACGAGACGAAGCACTTGGAGATCGATGAGGCGTTTTCGCCGGTGATTGAAGAGGTCTTCAATCTATATGTCGGCGGGATGGGATGTCGGCGGATCGCTGAGTCGCTCAATGAGCGCAGCATTTATACCAAGCACGGGAACCCATGGAGTGCACGACAGGTTGCCAGGCTGCTCCAAAATCCCGCTTATGTCGGGGACGTAGTTTATGGAAGGCGAACTCGTCAATTTGCCGTACCAGATGAGTCACATGGATTCGCAAGGCGGAAGATCACGAAGCGCGTTGAACACGAGAGCCACGTAGTCGTGTGCGAAGGGGCACATCCACCTATCGTCTCTCGGGAACTGTTTGAGCGGGTTCAAGAAATTGTTCGATCTCGGGAGACAGCACCAGGACGGACTGGTAATATCCATTTGTTGACCAGAGGAATCCTTCGCTGTACGTGCGGTAGTAGTATGGCTGTCAAGTACAATGGCCATGGCACGCCGTATTACCGTTGTGTCGGTCAAATGGATAAAGGTAGAACATTTTGTAAACAGAAGTTCCTGCGAGCTGACGCCGTCGAAGAGGCGATTTTATGCCAGGTAAGAAATGATGTTTCGAAAGTGTTGTGCTTTGATGACGTGGTGGAGCCACGGAAGCGGGACGGACGGGTATATTTGCGCGAGGTGGATCGGGAGATCACTCAGCAACACAAACGAACGCGTCTCATGTTTGCCAAATTTGCTGAGGGGCACCTGTCGGAGGAACAATTCGCACAAGTCAATCGGTTTATCAAGCAACGATTGGAGTTCTTATACGGGGTGAGGAAGAAACTCAGCACGTTGAAGTCGCCACAGCCAAAGGAAAGCGAGTTCGAGCGCCGCGTTCGCGGGTACGTGGATATGCATTTGGGAGATACGAAGACACATCGAAGGCGGGCGAGAGAACTACTTGAACTCCTTGTCGATCACGTCGACGTCCTCACCGTGCGCCCTGGCGTGATCGAGCTTAGCGTGACATACCGTTTTGCTGACCGCCATAGCAGTGTTGTCGAATGA
- a CDS encoding ROK family transcriptional regulator produces the protein MAFTGGNAVGMKQMNKTAVLQLLLEKAPLTKAEIASYAELTFATVSNLVSEMQADDLIVELGYAESHGGRKPVLYSLNPNAFAFIGIDLQVEKIVCALTNFEGALVYSEAIPYQVEDGPYKAVQSIRTLVNQVMSETDTLFSKIRGIGVSAPGPIDNQAGIIISPPNMPGWRNVPFRDLLVQEFQIPCYLEKDANAAALGELRYGAGKDVSDLVYIMVDVGIGGGIIIDNHIYRGFLNGAGEIGHMMIDANGPPCNCGCNGCLEAVASGIVIEREARRELGTPVRLEQLLQQGFGRYPFMREHLAKAGQYLGIAVANLCNALNPPLVILGGEVVDESDLYFEQACEKARERILPDFAQRIQIVRAKLGGLSGAIGAATFVFQSTFYQTL, from the coding sequence ATGGCCTTTACGGGCGGAAATGCTGTGGGCATGAAACAGATGAACAAAACGGCTGTGTTGCAACTCCTGTTAGAGAAAGCACCTTTAACAAAGGCGGAAATCGCTTCTTATGCGGAACTGACTTTTGCCACCGTTTCCAACTTAGTGTCAGAAATGCAGGCAGACGATCTGATTGTCGAGTTGGGGTATGCGGAGTCACACGGCGGACGAAAGCCTGTTTTGTACAGCTTAAATCCTAACGCGTTCGCTTTTATTGGGATTGATCTTCAGGTCGAGAAAATTGTCTGTGCACTGACGAACTTTGAGGGAGCGCTGGTTTATTCAGAGGCCATACCATATCAAGTTGAGGATGGGCCTTATAAAGCCGTTCAGTCCATACGAACACTGGTCAACCAGGTCATGTCAGAGACCGATACACTGTTCTCGAAGATTCGTGGGATTGGTGTTTCTGCACCTGGTCCCATCGACAACCAAGCGGGCATTATCATATCACCGCCCAACATGCCTGGTTGGCGCAATGTCCCGTTTCGTGATCTGTTGGTGCAGGAATTTCAGATTCCATGTTATCTCGAGAAAGACGCCAACGCGGCTGCGCTTGGAGAGTTGAGATACGGCGCGGGCAAAGATGTAAGCGATTTGGTATACATAATGGTCGATGTTGGCATTGGCGGCGGGATTATTATAGACAACCATATCTATCGGGGCTTCCTCAACGGCGCCGGTGAAATTGGACACATGATGATTGATGCGAACGGACCTCCTTGCAATTGTGGTTGTAATGGTTGTTTGGAAGCGGTTGCATCCGGGATCGTCATTGAACGGGAAGCACGTCGGGAATTAGGTACGCCGGTTCGTTTGGAGCAATTGCTTCAACAAGGGTTTGGACGCTATCCATTCATGCGGGAACATTTAGCGAAAGCAGGACAGTATCTGGGCATCGCGGTCGCTAACTTATGCAATGCGTTGAACCCTCCCCTTGTTATTTTGGGCGGTGAAGTGGTTGATGAAAGCGATCTCTATTTTGAACAGGCCTGCGAGAAAGCACGGGAAAGAATTTTGCCTGATTTCGCACAAAGAATTCAGATTGTCAGGGCAAAACTAGGCGGTCTATCTGGAGCCATTGGTGCCGCCACATTTGTCTTTCAAAGTACGTTCTATCAAACGCTCTGA
- a CDS encoding Rrf2 family transcriptional regulator: MNLTRFTDYSLRVLLYVAVQPEDRLSNIQEISKIYHISNNHLMKTVHRLGQMGLVHTVRGRNGGFRLAKNPEEINIGWVVRQTEENWDVVECFDETNGFCVINPACRLKRVLAEALDAFFSVLDGYTLADLIVNRSSLQDLLLTTSPEVE, translated from the coding sequence TTGAACTTAACACGGTTTACGGACTACTCGTTGCGGGTTCTACTCTATGTTGCCGTTCAACCAGAGGATCGGTTATCGAACATCCAGGAGATATCGAAGATTTACCACATTTCCAACAACCATTTAATGAAGACGGTCCACCGACTCGGACAGATGGGGCTGGTTCACACAGTGCGGGGCCGTAACGGAGGATTTCGTCTGGCAAAAAATCCCGAAGAAATAAACATTGGTTGGGTTGTGCGCCAAACGGAGGAGAACTGGGATGTTGTAGAATGCTTCGATGAAACAAACGGATTTTGTGTCATCAACCCAGCTTGTCGTCTGAAACGGGTCCTGGCCGAAGCACTCGATGCATTTTTCTCCGTACTGGATGGCTACACACTCGCTGACTTGATCGTCAATCGGTCCTCTCTGCAAGATTTACTTCTAACGACTTCACCCGAGGTAGAGTGA
- the hmpA gene encoding NO-inducible flavohemoprotein produces MLSQETKDIIKSTVPVLEIHGTAITTRFYELLFASHPELLNIFNQTNQKQGRQQTALANAVYAAAAHIDHLEDILPTVKQIGHKHRGLGIQPEHYPIVGETLLKAIRDVLGEAATDEIIDAWAQAYGVISDAFISVEHEMYEHATQQPGGWSGFRPFVVSKKVQESEVITSFYLTPQDGGDIATYEPGQYLTLVVDIPGQSYTHRRQYSLSDAPGKPYYRISVKREDARGNLPAGVVSNHLHETIQEGDILQVSAPSGDFVLDMNTKSPIVFLSGGVGMTPLMSMANTLMERRPAHSVTYVHAALNGRVHAFKSDLTEMAKRHPAFRHYVVYERPSNEDRSHAHFAKDGFIDLDWLQTISTQDAEFYFCGPTPFMKAIYKALKQWGVEDTHIHYEFFGPQGSLAD; encoded by the coding sequence ATGTTAAGTCAAGAGACAAAAGACATCATTAAGTCAACTGTTCCAGTTCTTGAAATTCATGGAACAGCCATCACGACGAGATTTTACGAACTTCTCTTCGCGAGCCACCCGGAACTTCTGAACATTTTTAACCAGACAAATCAAAAGCAGGGTCGACAGCAAACAGCACTCGCAAATGCCGTGTATGCCGCGGCTGCCCATATTGATCATCTAGAAGATATTCTACCAACGGTTAAACAAATTGGACACAAGCATCGTGGCTTAGGCATTCAACCAGAGCACTACCCCATCGTTGGCGAAACACTGCTCAAAGCCATTAGAGATGTCTTGGGAGAAGCGGCAACGGATGAGATTATTGATGCTTGGGCGCAAGCATACGGCGTGATTTCCGACGCGTTCATCAGTGTCGAGCACGAAATGTACGAACATGCCACGCAGCAACCTGGGGGCTGGAGTGGATTCCGTCCATTCGTCGTATCGAAGAAAGTACAAGAAAGTGAGGTCATTACGTCCTTCTACTTAACGCCACAGGACGGCGGCGATATCGCAACCTACGAGCCAGGGCAATATCTGACGCTTGTCGTAGACATTCCTGGACAGTCATACACACACCGTCGTCAGTATAGCTTGTCCGATGCGCCAGGAAAACCGTACTACAGAATTTCTGTGAAGCGCGAAGATGCTCGCGGGAATCTCCCAGCCGGAGTGGTTTCCAACCACTTGCACGAAACGATTCAAGAAGGTGATATCCTCCAGGTGAGTGCACCTTCCGGTGACTTCGTATTAGACATGAATACAAAATCACCCATCGTGTTCCTCAGTGGCGGCGTTGGCATGACACCGCTTATGAGTATGGCCAACACATTGATGGAGCGACGTCCGGCCCATTCAGTGACTTATGTTCATGCTGCACTCAACGGGCGCGTGCACGCGTTCAAGTCAGACCTGACGGAAATGGCTAAGCGGCACCCGGCCTTTCGGCACTATGTTGTCTACGAACGCCCCAGTAATGAAGACAGGTCACACGCCCATTTCGCCAAAGATGGCTTTATCGATCTCGACTGGCTCCAAACCATCTCAACACAGGATGCTGAATTCTACTTCTGTGGACCGACGCCGTTTATGAAGGCTATTTATAAGGCATTGAAACAATGGGGTGTGGAAGACACCCATATTCACTACGAATTTTTCGGTCCGCAAGGAAGTCTTGCAGACTAA
- a CDS encoding glycosyl hydrolase family 18 protein → MTAIGPPMAIAPVNQVRAVLDYATSVIAPEKILMGMSLYGYDWPLPYVKGRTRASGISNNDAQNLAITEQSPIHWDRESASPWFEYMVGSVRHIVWFDDALSAAIKLSLVDEYGLRGVSMWVLGNEFPQVWNLLQDEYNIRKY, encoded by the coding sequence ATGACGGCTATCGGACCTCCAATGGCCATTGCCCCGGTAAACCAAGTTCGAGCAGTCCTTGATTACGCAACGTCAGTGATCGCACCGGAAAAAATTCTCATGGGCATGTCTTTGTATGGATACGACTGGCCATTACCGTATGTCAAAGGCAGGACTCGTGCCAGCGGCATCTCAAACAACGACGCACAGAATCTCGCCATCACGGAACAGTCGCCCATCCATTGGGACCGCGAATCCGCGTCCCCGTGGTTCGAGTACATGGTAGGCTCGGTCCGACATATAGTGTGGTTTGATGATGCACTGAGTGCCGCAATTAAATTATCGCTGGTAGACGAGTACGGACTGCGTGGCGTGTCAATGTGGGTTCTCGGAAACGAGTTTCCGCAGGTGTGGAACTTGTTGCAGGACGAATATAATATCCGAAAGTATTAG
- a CDS encoding ABC transporter substrate-binding protein has translation MSKWLLAGVSGLALLSVTACGTDNGSSGNGSSSKGPVTITFGTWGGAEEDAQLKQIIQKVNDQHKDEFQIKELNVPSNYDQKLKTELAAGSAPDIFYLTDGQAPMYASDGALLNLDSYLNKYKSQNPVADVSSYYPATLTNDKYKDSYYAMPWIGQPTVMYYNPKLFQQAGLAEPKAGWTWDDFLKDCEVIKQKTGTYGFLLANGWPPVYDFVWSFGGHLWNQDMTQSTFNSPQTIQALTLMHTLINDKLVPTQAELANVDIEDLFRQGKVAMFMGGAADGNYAAQGFTAKVAMVPKGTQEVTDLGVYDMAINAHTSVDKDTVFKAYMALLDGIDHWKVVPPVKQYAQNLGQISVSDAPGGHTPTDRIQPILDSMKFARMYRSLSDPTAMQNYWNVLANDVYEPLLLNHETPQQIAQKTQTDLNALLK, from the coding sequence ATGTCAAAATGGCTATTGGCTGGTGTGTCTGGATTGGCTCTTCTGTCTGTAACCGCTTGTGGGACGGATAACGGTAGTTCCGGTAACGGATCGAGTTCCAAAGGTCCAGTTACCATCACATTCGGTACGTGGGGCGGGGCTGAAGAAGATGCACAACTGAAACAGATCATCCAGAAAGTGAATGACCAACATAAAGATGAGTTTCAAATTAAAGAACTGAACGTACCGTCCAATTATGATCAAAAGTTAAAGACCGAACTGGCCGCAGGAAGTGCGCCGGATATCTTCTATCTCACGGATGGTCAAGCACCTATGTACGCAAGTGACGGTGCCCTTTTAAACCTCGATTCGTACTTGAACAAGTACAAGAGCCAAAATCCTGTCGCGGATGTCAGTAGCTACTATCCGGCCACCCTGACGAATGATAAGTACAAGGACTCTTATTATGCAATGCCTTGGATTGGACAACCAACCGTAATGTATTACAACCCGAAGCTGTTTCAACAAGCTGGACTTGCTGAACCCAAAGCCGGTTGGACTTGGGATGATTTCTTAAAAGACTGCGAGGTAATTAAACAGAAAACAGGGACGTATGGATTCTTGTTGGCAAATGGTTGGCCTCCGGTGTACGACTTTGTTTGGTCGTTCGGTGGACATCTGTGGAACCAGGATATGACCCAGAGCACGTTTAATTCGCCGCAGACCATCCAGGCTCTTACGTTAATGCATACGCTCATCAATGACAAATTAGTACCGACCCAGGCAGAGTTGGCAAACGTGGATATCGAAGACTTGTTCCGGCAAGGTAAAGTCGCTATGTTCATGGGCGGCGCTGCCGACGGAAACTATGCCGCACAGGGATTCACTGCAAAAGTAGCAATGGTTCCGAAGGGTACACAAGAGGTCACGGATCTCGGTGTCTATGACATGGCCATCAACGCACATACCAGTGTGGACAAGGATACGGTCTTTAAGGCCTATATGGCGCTGTTAGATGGTATTGACCATTGGAAGGTCGTACCTCCGGTCAAGCAATATGCGCAGAACTTGGGTCAGATTTCCGTTTCGGATGCACCGGGGGGACACACCCCAACGGATCGGATTCAACCGATCTTGGACTCCATGAAGTTTGCACGTATGTACCGCAGTCTGTCGGATCCAACCGCTATGCAAAACTACTGGAACGTTTTGGCGAATGACGTTTATGAACCGCTTTTGTTGAACCACGAAACACCTCAGCAAATTGCCCAGAAGACACAAACGGACCTAAACGCTCTTTTGAAATAA
- a CDS encoding carbohydrate ABC transporter permease translates to MTSQSEIVKTTTRTRRAQGNNSARSRFNRLITYLLLIATSLCFLVPFAWLILSALKSSDEIFVFPPVWLPKHWEWGNFAKALTTLPFGRYALNSILIAAANVVGNVLSCAFVAYGFARFRFPGRRILFMVMLATMMIPNQVLLVPQFILFHDLGWLNTFLPLTVPAFFGSAFYVFLLRQFFMTIPTELEEAAKIDGAGSLRIFFTVILPLIKPALMAVAIFSFQGAWNDFLAPLIYLNDPSKYTLQLGLSQFQGTFHTEWNLIMAATVVVALPMLIIFFAAQRYFIEGITMTGTKG, encoded by the coding sequence GTGACATCGCAATCTGAAATTGTCAAAACGACGACTCGCACTCGCAGAGCACAAGGTAACAACAGTGCCCGATCTCGCTTCAATCGCTTGATCACTTACCTGTTGCTCATCGCGACATCACTCTGTTTTCTGGTACCATTTGCCTGGTTGATTTTGAGTGCACTGAAGTCGAGTGATGAGATTTTTGTCTTTCCTCCGGTTTGGCTGCCCAAGCACTGGGAGTGGGGAAACTTTGCAAAAGCCTTGACGACTCTTCCGTTTGGTCGATATGCGCTCAACTCCATTCTGATTGCAGCGGCGAACGTAGTGGGAAATGTCCTGTCCTGTGCGTTTGTCGCATATGGCTTTGCACGGTTTCGTTTTCCGGGTCGACGCATTTTGTTCATGGTCATGCTCGCGACCATGATGATTCCCAACCAAGTCTTACTGGTTCCCCAGTTCATCTTGTTTCATGACTTGGGGTGGCTGAATACATTTTTACCGCTTACTGTTCCTGCCTTTTTCGGGTCCGCATTCTACGTCTTCTTGCTGCGTCAGTTTTTCATGACCATCCCGACAGAACTTGAAGAGGCGGCAAAGATCGATGGTGCAGGCAGTTTGCGAATTTTCTTTACGGTCATACTGCCGCTCATTAAACCGGCCTTGATGGCCGTGGCAATTTTCTCATTCCAAGGTGCTTGGAACGACTTCTTGGCACCATTGATTTACTTAAACGACCCGAGCAAGTACACACTTCAACTCGGATTGTCACAGTTTCAGGGGACGTTCCACACAGAATGGAACCTCATTATGGCAGCGACGGTTGTTGTCGCGTTACCGATGCTCATTATTTTCTTTGCGGCACAGCGCTACTTCATTGAAGGTATCACGATGACGGGAACCAAAGGCTAA